CAAGGAGGCGTCCAGCGAGCTGCTGGCCGCCATCTGCGAGGCGTTGGACCTGCCCCTCTACGAACTGCTGCACCTCGTCGCGTCGGACATCGGCGCGGTGACGCAGCCGGTGTCCACGCCCGCGGAGCTGGCCGAGCGGACCGAGCGTCCGACCGCGCCGAGCCTCGAGGGCGGCACGCTGGTGCCCACCGTCGTCGGGAACGACCTGTCCGATCTGCGCATCCAGCCGATGCTCACGCACCGGTTGGCCACGTCGATCGAGCCGCGCGGCGCCGTGGTGGCCGCGTAGGTCGAGCACTGCTCGTCGAAGCCGAGTCGGACCGACCGACTCGGCTTCGTCGCATGCGCGGGCTCGACCCCACCGCGCGCAGCTCGGCGCGGCGGGCTGGGCGCGGCGAGCTTGGGGGCGGACTTGGGGGCGGGTTCGGCGCGGTGGGCTGGGCGCGGTGGGCTTGGCGGGGCCGGTCACCGCGACAGCACCGGGGCGCGGTCGCGCGGTGGGGCGCGGTCCGGGCCAGGAGCGCGCCGGCGCTGCGCTGGAGCATGGGTTTCGTCACACTGCAACGAGTTGGCAACCCCGCGCGGGGTCAGTGCGTCCACCCGGGCACCAGAACGGCAGGATGACCACGTCGACCGAAGTTTCAGGGGTGACTCAGGGTGAACCCGGATATCTCCCCAGGTCGGTGGAAGCGGCACGGCACAACTGACACGATGGAACCAACACCGGCACCGGGTCGTTGCCAGTCACGAGCGCGAGCCAGGGAAGTGCGGAGAAGGCAGGCGTAGGAGATGGCCAACCCTTTCGTGAAGGCGTGGAAGTACTTCATGGCGGCGTTCTCGTCCAAGATCGACGAGCACGCCGACCCGAAGGTGCAGATCCAGCAGGCCATCGAGGAGGCGCAGCGGCAGCACCAGGCCCTGTCGCAGCAGGCTGCCGCCGTGATCGGCAACCAGCGCCAGCTGGAGATGAAGCTCAACCGGCAGCTCGGTGAGGTGGAGAAGCTCCAGGCGTCCGCGCGCCAGGCGCTGGTCCTCGCCGACGAGGCGCGGGCCAAGGGCGACGAGCAGCGGGCGCAGGAGTTCGAGAACGCGGCCCAGTCGTTCGCGACCCAGCTCGTGACCGCCGAGCAGAGCATCGAGGACCTCAAGACGCTGCACGACCAGTCGCTGCAGGCCGCCCAGCAGGCCAAGAGCGCGGTCGAGCGCAACGCGATGGTGCTGCAGCAGAAGCTCGCCGAGCGCACCAAGCTGCTCTCGCAGCTGGAGCAGGCGAAGATGCAGGAGCAGGTGTCCCACTCGCTGCGCCAGATGACCGAGCTGGCCGCGCCGAGCAACACGCCGTCGCTGGACGAGATCCGCGACAAGATCGAGAAGCGCTACACCACGGCCCTCGGGTCGGCGGAGCTGGCGCAGAACTCGGTGCAGGGCCGGATGCTGGAGGTCCAGCAGTCGACCACGCAGCTGGCGGGCTCGTCCCGGCTGGAGCAGATCCGGGCGTCCATGCGCGGCGGGCAGGTCGCCGGCGAGGTGACCAGCGGCCAGTCGCAGAGCGCGGCGGCGAGCATCCAGCAGGAGATCGCGCAGCGCGTCCAGCAGGCCCAGAGCACCCCGCAGAACGCGCCGCAGCAGAACCCGCCCGCGAGCCAGGGCTGAGTGGTGGGGTCCGCGATGGAGCACCCCGCGCGGAAGGCCGCGGGCGAGATCGCCCAGTTCGTCGGCGCCCAGCTGCAAGGTCAACTCGCGGACCAGGTGAAGCGCCGGGTCGCGGCGTGGAACGACCCCCGCGCGAAGCTCGACCGGCGCTACCGCCGGTCGAGCCGCGCGCTGACGTTCTGGCTGATCGTGCTGACGCTCCTGACCGCGGTCGGTGCCCTGGCGCTGGTGGTCGGGATGCACGCGGCCGTGGTCATCATGGCGGGCGGTGGCGTGGCGGCGACGGGTGTGCTGGCGCTGCGCACGCACGGCAAGATGCGGTCGATCGACGCGGCGCGGCAGCAGTTGGCGGTCGCCCCGGTGCGGTCGCCGTTGCCGGCCCGGTCGTCGGCGGCCCGTGCGCCGATGGAGCGGCTGGAGGAAGCCGAGGACACCCTGCGCGAGCTGCTGTTCCAGCTCGACTCGGCCGCGCTGACGTCCGTGCCGACCGAGTCGGTGGTGCAGGCGCGGGCGACCGGGGCGGAGGCGGCGTCGGCCCTGCGCGCGGTGTCGCACCAGTTGCAGGCGGTCGAACGGGCTCGGGACACCGCGCCGCCGCTGGACCGCGCTCCGCTGGTGGAGGGCGTGCGGCGGCTGCGGGTGCAGTTGGACGAGGGCGTCGACGGCTACTGCGGGCTGGTGGCGGCGGCGGGGCGGGTGCTGGCGGAGAGCACGGCGTCCAACCCGCGGCAGGTGCTGGGCGAGGCGACCGACCACCTGGCGGGCCTGGCCTCGGCGTTGCGCGACCTGTCCCGCTGGGCTTGAGCTATCGAGCAGCCCGCAGGAACCAGTCGAGCTCGGCCGCCACACTTTCCGGTGCGTCCCAACCGTTGATCAGCGCCAACAGCGTCAAGTAGCGCTCGCGGCGCGGGTCGTTCGCGGCCTCCAGGTACTCGAGGTCGACGGCACCGATCTCCGCGACCACCGCCGCCGCTTCCGGTGACGTCGGGTCGAGGTCGAGGCGCGCCCGGTCGCGCACGACCGCTACCGCGTCGGGCCGCAGGTCGCCCTGGCGGGCCGCCAGACGGGCCAGGAGGGCGCGGAAGTCCGGGTCGCGGGTCAACGCCGCCAACTCGACCCACGCCGCCACCTGGGCCGGTTGCGGGTCCTCGGGCAGCTCGGGGGTGAGGGTCCGCGCGGGGCCCTCCGTGCCGGGGCGGTCGGCGAACACCGCCGTCAGGAAGTCCTCGACCAGCAGGCGGCGGGCGTCGGCGGACAGCAGGGCCAGGTCGTGCACCACGTCGATCTCCTCGGGGTTCGAGCACAGCCAACCGAGCACCGCCCGGCGCAGCGCCAGCACGCGCAGGTGGGCGTCGAGCGCCTCAGCGTGCGCCGCGGCGACCTCGGCGACGGTCGTCTCCCGCTCCAGGACGCGGCGGACGGTCGCCAGGTCGACGTCCAGTGCGCGCAACGTCCGGACCAGCGCGAGGCGGGCCGCGGCGGCGGGGTCGAAGCGGCGTTGGCCGGTGGCTGTGCGGTGGGTCGGCGGCACGATCCCCCGATCGGCGTAGAAGCGGACGGCCTTGACCGTCAGACCGGTCCGTCGCGCCAGGTCACCGATGGTGAGGGAGGTGTCGCCGCTCATGTCGTCCACCCTGGCTCCTCCCCCTGGTGGAGGGTCAAGATCCGGCTGCGCCAGGATGGGGCCATCCGCAGGAACCGACGTTGGATCACGTTGCGTAGTCGAGTTGGGCTGAAGTCGCACCAGGCCTGGTATCTCTTGCTGCAATCGTGTGATTATCAGACTGTTATCTGGCCCTGCCCACTACATGGCGTGGCAGGATTCGTCGGTCGGACAACGGCGTTCGGCCTGGTCGCCGGGGAGGGCATTGAGTGGCGTTGTGGACCGTGCACGGCGATGGGCGCACCACCGACGGTGACGCCATCGCACCCGAGGAGCGGCTGAGCTGGCCGCTCACCATCGGCTTCGGTGCCCAGCACCTGACCGCGATGACCGGTGCCACGATCCTCGTCCCCTCCCTCACCGGTCTGCCCGTCAGCACCACCCTGCTCTTCTCCGGCGTCGGCACGCTGCTGTTCCTGCTCATCACCCGCAACCGGGTCCCCAGCTACCTCGGCGCGTCCTTCGCGTTCATCGCGCCCCTGGAGGCGGCCCGCAGCGAGGGCGTCGCGGCCCAGCTCGGCGGGGTCGTCGCGGCCGGGTTGCTGGTGATCATCCTGGGTGTGGCGGTCAAGGCGCTGGGCGTGCGGCTGCTGGAGTCCGTGATGCCGCCGGTGGTGACCGGGGCCGTGGTCCTGCTCATCGGGCTGAACCTCTCGCACCGCGCCACCGACTCGTTCTCCGAGCAGCCGCTGCCGGCCGTGGTGACGCTGGGCATCATCCTGCTGTGCGGGGTGCTGGGCCGGCGGCTGTTCTTCCGGTTCTCCGTGCTGCTCGGCGTGGTGGTCGGGTGGGTGCTGGGCCTCGTGCTCGGCGTGGTGAACACTGACGCCGTGGGCCGCGCCGCGTGGCTCGGGCTACCGGACTTCCACGCGCCCGAGCTGCGCCCGTCCGTGACCCTGCTGGTGCTGCCGGTGGTGATCGTGCTGGTCGCGGAGAGCGTCGGGCACGTCAAGGCGATCGGCGGCCTGACCGGGCGCAACCTCGACGGCAGCGTCGGCGACTCGATCATCGCCAACGGCCTGTCCACGACCCTGGCGGGCTTCGGCGGCGGCACGGGCACCACCACGTACTCGGAGAACATCGGCGTCATGGGCGTGACGAAGGTGTACTCCACCGCCGCCTACGCCGTGACCGGCGTGATCGCGATGGCGCTGGCGTTCTCCCCGAAGGCGACGGCGGCGTTGGCCACCATCCCGGTGGGCGTGGTCGGCGGGGCCACGCTCGTGCTGCTGGGCCTGATCAGCCTGGTCGGCGTGCGGATCTGGATGGACAACCGGGTCGACCTGACCAACCCCGGCAACGCCCTGGTCGGCGGCGCGGCCCTGGTCGCGGGCGTGGGCGACCTGACCCTCAAGCTCGGCGACCTGGAACTGGGCGGCCTGGTGTGGGGGTCGCTGCTCGTGGTGATCCTGCACCCGATCATGCGCTGGCTGCGCGCCGCCCGCCCGTCCCAGCCCTGACCTACCACGACGCGAGGTGCTGCTCCTCGTAGGCGAAGTGCGCGTCCAGCCGTTCCAGCAACCCGTCGGTGACGCCGGTGCGCTCGATCTCGGCGATCGTCCCGGCGATGGCGCGGTGCTCGTCCCGCAGCCGGGCGATGACCGGGACCAGGGCGGGGAACTGGGCTTCGAACGCGCCGAATGCCCGGTCTTCGTTGGTGTGGTGCTCGCGCAGGTGCCCGCAGAAGGTCAGGCAGTGGCTCATCAGGTCGCGCCCGGGGTCGGTGCGCAGGGCCACGAGCTCGGCGCGCAGCTCGGCGTGGTGCCGCTTGAGCTGCGCGCCCAGCGCCTTGAGCCGCTCGGGGTCGAGCAGCAGGTCGCGGATCGGGTCGGTCATCGGGTCCCCCAGTAGGCTCAGGTGAGAAGGCTTTGCTTTGCAGACAAAGCCTCTTTGACATCAAAGCTAAAGGGGTGGGTGCGAGGTGTCAACGACCGACGACGCGATCCGGGCGTTGCTGCTGCTCATGCCGCGCCTGGTCGGGCGGGCCAAACGCATCCCGGTGCCCGAAGAGCTGCAGTCGCTCGCGCTGGCCCCGCGGCACCTGTCGCTGCTGTCCTATCTGCTGTTCGACGGGCCGATGACGGTCAACGAACTCGCCGAGCGCCTGGAGGTCGCCCCGACCACCGTGAGCCTGATGGTGGCCGAACTGAGCCGTAAGGACGTCCTCGAACGCCGTGAGGACGACCAGGACCGCCGTAGGCGCATCGTGAGCATCACCGACCGCATGCGTCCCGCCATCGACGCATGGCTCGCCAAGGGCGCGAAGGCGTGGCGGGCCGCGCTCGACCCGCTGACCCCGGCCGAGCGGACGGCGTTCGTCGCCACCCTGAAGGCCTACGAGCAGGCCCTAGACGAGTGACTTCACGATCCGCCGGACCATGCCCGGACCCTCGTAGATGAACCCCGTGTAGACCTGCACCAGGCTCGCCCCGGCGTCCAGCATGGCCTTGGCGTCGTCCGGGCCGAAGATCCCGCCCACGCCGATGACCGGCAGCTTCCCGTCGGTC
This DNA window, taken from Saccharothrix variisporea, encodes the following:
- a CDS encoding helix-turn-helix domain-containing protein — protein: MTVLLREAIGDRLRHARTTQRRTLREVSRTARVSLGYLSEVERGRKEASSELLAAICEALDLPLYELLHLVASDIGAVTQPVSTPAELAERTERPTAPSLEGGTLVPTVVGNDLSDLRIQPMLTHRLATSIEPRGAVVAA
- a CDS encoding MerR family transcriptional regulator, which gives rise to MSGDTSLTIGDLARRTGLTVKAVRFYADRGIVPPTHRTATGQRRFDPAAAARLALVRTLRALDVDLATVRRVLERETTVAEVAAAHAEALDAHLRVLALRRAVLGWLCSNPEEIDVVHDLALLSADARRLLVEDFLTAVFADRPGTEGPARTLTPELPEDPQPAQVAAWVELAALTRDPDFRALLARLAARQGDLRPDAVAVVRDRARLDLDPTSPEAAAVVAEIGAVDLEYLEAANDPRRERYLTLLALINGWDAPESVAAELDWFLRAAR
- a CDS encoding uracil-xanthine permease family protein, with the protein product MALWTVHGDGRTTDGDAIAPEERLSWPLTIGFGAQHLTAMTGATILVPSLTGLPVSTTLLFSGVGTLLFLLITRNRVPSYLGASFAFIAPLEAARSEGVAAQLGGVVAAGLLVIILGVAVKALGVRLLESVMPPVVTGAVVLLIGLNLSHRATDSFSEQPLPAVVTLGIILLCGVLGRRLFFRFSVLLGVVVGWVLGLVLGVVNTDAVGRAAWLGLPDFHAPELRPSVTLLVLPVVIVLVAESVGHVKAIGGLTGRNLDGSVGDSIIANGLSTTLAGFGGGTGTTTYSENIGVMGVTKVYSTAAYAVTGVIAMALAFSPKATAALATIPVGVVGGATLVLLGLISLVGVRIWMDNRVDLTNPGNALVGGAALVAGVGDLTLKLGDLELGGLVWGSLLVVILHPIMRWLRAARPSQP
- a CDS encoding PspA/IM30 family protein, whose translation is MANPFVKAWKYFMAAFSSKIDEHADPKVQIQQAIEEAQRQHQALSQQAAAVIGNQRQLEMKLNRQLGEVEKLQASARQALVLADEARAKGDEQRAQEFENAAQSFATQLVTAEQSIEDLKTLHDQSLQAAQQAKSAVERNAMVLQQKLAERTKLLSQLEQAKMQEQVSHSLRQMTELAAPSNTPSLDEIRDKIEKRYTTALGSAELAQNSVQGRMLEVQQSTTQLAGSSRLEQIRASMRGGQVAGEVTSGQSQSAAASIQQEIAQRVQQAQSTPQNAPQQNPPASQG
- a CDS encoding hemerythrin domain-containing protein, which gives rise to MTDPIRDLLLDPERLKALGAQLKRHHAELRAELVALRTDPGRDLMSHCLTFCGHLREHHTNEDRAFGAFEAQFPALVPVIARLRDEHRAIAGTIAEIERTGVTDGLLERLDAHFAYEEQHLASW
- the pspM gene encoding phage shock envelope stress response protein PspM — encoded protein: MEHPARKAAGEIAQFVGAQLQGQLADQVKRRVAAWNDPRAKLDRRYRRSSRALTFWLIVLTLLTAVGALALVVGMHAAVVIMAGGGVAATGVLALRTHGKMRSIDAARQQLAVAPVRSPLPARSSAARAPMERLEEAEDTLRELLFQLDSAALTSVPTESVVQARATGAEAASALRAVSHQLQAVERARDTAPPLDRAPLVEGVRRLRVQLDEGVDGYCGLVAAAGRVLAESTASNPRQVLGEATDHLAGLASALRDLSRWA
- a CDS encoding MarR family winged helix-turn-helix transcriptional regulator → MPRLVGRAKRIPVPEELQSLALAPRHLSLLSYLLFDGPMTVNELAERLEVAPTTVSLMVAELSRKDVLERREDDQDRRRRIVSITDRMRPAIDAWLAKGAKAWRAALDPLTPAERTAFVATLKAYEQALDE